The Deltaproteobacteria bacterium genome segment AAACAATCTGGCGGCCATCATGGTGGCTGAGGGTAAGTTAGACAAAGCCGATACTTATTTGAAAAAAGCCTTGAAGAGTCTCAAGGCCAAACCCTGCCTGGTCCGCTTGAACCGGGTGTGCGCGGTCAATAATATCTGCGTGGCGGTTGAGCCGGTAGAAATTGGCGGAGGCAATCAGGACCTGGAACCCATGGTCAAGTTTAATCTGGAAATGGTCAAGGATATGATGGCCAGACTCAAATCACCTAAGGCTCAATAATTTGCCGCCGCCGCCCTCGGGA includes the following:
- a CDS encoding tetratricopeptide repeat protein, giving the protein MKRMPIKITVFMIAIAFCTGVALAQYAVCPPAKIGGPVEKSLSAAFCNYQSYMVDKKKEHLDKAKKLLEGVLKKEADNPIALNNLAAIMVAEGKLDKADTYLKKALKSLKAKPCLVRLNRVCAVNNICVAVEPVEIGGGNQDLEPMVKFNLEMVKDMMARLKSPKAQ